The sequence GTCGATTGGTATTCAGACATTTGTAATCATCTCCCTAGTTTATGGGTATCATCCCACGGTTAATTATCGGCGGGGGAACTCATGACCTTGACTCTTCCCGCGGCTTTGTTCCTAAGACGTGGTACAATGTCTCCCGATAAAGGAAATAGATGGTCATTTTGGATATAAGAGTGCCAAGCATAGGAGGGACGTCATGAGGATATTCATCGACGGAGAGGAAATGGACTTCTCCTTTGAGACGGACTCTAAGGACGAGATTTATTCCAGGGTGAAGGACGAGGTGACTCGAAGAGGCTGCGTGATCAGCACGATTACCGTGGACGGCGCCGCTCTTGAGGAGGAGGCCTTCCTGGCCCTTTCAGGGGGGATGGAGGCGCGGTTCGAAGCCATGCCCGTGCGGGAGCTTGTGATGGAATCTTTGTCGGACGGCACGGATTACATGAAACGACTGTCATCCGGGCTGGAAAAAGTCGCCGACATGCTGGAGGAGGACAAGACCGCGGAGGGTTTGCAGCTTCTGCAACATGCCGCCGAGGGCATCGGGTGGTCGATGCAGGTGATGCATAACTGCCAGATCCTGCTCGGCCTCTCGGACAACGAGATCGGCGACGGCAAGGTGGGGGAGCTTAAGACCAACCTGGTAGCCGAACTGGAAAAGGCATCCTCTTCCGTCGAGAGCGGAAAACACCTCGAGCTTTCGTATAACATTCGAACCGGTGTGCTGCCCGAGATCCAAAAACTCGCTGGTTACATGCAGGAACTTCTGGATGCCGGCAGGAAGCCGATACAGTAGGCCTTGAGACAGCATTTGAACACGGCTCTTCCGGGCGCGATCGCACGGAACTATCGTGGCATGTGAGGAGGCGCCCCGGTTTGACCCTTCGTAAAGGACTTGTCCTGTTCGTAATACTCTCATTCGGCGTAAGCGCCATCGTCCTCTTCTCCAGCGTTGATTCCGACACGTGGAGGACGATGCTGAACGCCGACTGGAGGCTGCTTCTGCTGGCTTTCGTCTGCGTGCTTGGTGCCTGGGTTTGCGACGCGACCCGTTTCGTAGCTCTTGCGAGGTCCGCGGGGGAGCGGTTGGGCTTCTGGTTCGGCCTGGTGTTGACGTGGCTGCACTATTTCGGGTGTGCCGTGACCCCCATGCAGAGCGGCGGAGGCCCTTTCCAGGTCTATGTCCTCTACAAGAAAAACGTCCCGCTTGGCAAGGGAATAGCGATCACCCTGACGAGAACCCTGCTGACCCTGTTGATCCTGGGCTTTGTCGTGCCTCTGGCCGTGATCATAGAGCCGGAGCTGTTGGAGGGGAAACTCTTCGTCAAGGGTGTTTTCTCGTACGTAATGGTATTCATCGTCGTCTCATGGATACTGATACTGCTGAGCATCCTGCGCCCGGCCCTTATCAAGCGATGGGGGCTGGTCCTCATCCTGTGGCTGAAGAGGATCGGGGCGATTAAGCCGGAGACGGTCCTTCGGGCGGTCCGCAGGATGAACTTGGAGATCGACAACTACAATTTGAACTTCCGCATGTTCTTCTCCTGCGGCTTCCGCTATTTCCTGCTTGCAGTAGTCTTCTCAGTGCTTCACCTTCTGTGCATGTTCTCCGTGCTACCGTGCCTGATAGCGGCCATGGGCCTGCCTTTTCACTTCATGCAGGCGATACTGGCCCAGGCGGTCTTTCTATTCCTGCTTTACTTCGTCCCGACTCCCGGGGCGAGCGGGGTGGCGGAGGGAGGCGGCGCTGCGGTGTTCGGGCTGCTGGTGCCGTGGAATATGGCCGGGGTGACGGCGATAGCGTGGCGCTTTTTCACCGAATACCTGGCGATAGCCATGGGCGTCGTAGTCGCGGTGCGGATGCTCGGCTGGGGAGTCAGCGAGAACCTGTACCACAACGAACCGGAGTCCGACGGTGAAGACGCCAGAAGAGCGCTCGACGGCTGCGAAAAACGCCGTGAACGACCTTAGGGCCACTGTATTCAAACTGAGAGGGGGATTGTGGGCCGCCCTTTTCCTCCTTGTGCTCTTGGTGGCTTCCCCCACGAGCCCGGCGTTTCAGGCGGTCGGACTGACACTTGTCTTTCTGGGGCAGGCGTTGCGCCTGTGGGCGGCCGGATGCATAACCCGTTACAGGGGGGAGAAGGTCGGCGCTCAAAAGCTGGCGACCTGGGGGCCTTACGCCATAGTCAGAAATCCGCTTTACGTCGGAAACTGGCTGATCGGCGCCGGCTGGGGTCTGCTGGCGGGCTGGACGGCCCTGGTGGTCTTCGTCGTCTCCTTCTGGCTGGTCTATTGCGTGGCGATCGTGCCCTTCGAAGAGGAGTTCCTGAGCCAGACCTTCGGAGAGGAGTATGCCCGGTACGCGGTGCGCACCGGGCGTTTCATACCGAGATCGCTTGTCATCGAGGACTTGTTCGGCCCGTTCGACATCAGCGTGCTGTGGAGGAGCGAGGTTCACTCCCTCCTGGTCACCCTGATCGGGACCGCCGTCCTGCTCTGGCACGTCCGTTAGACAGACCGATCTCCGGTCAGTCCTTGAAGAGAGGCAGAAGCTCCTTGAACTCCGGCGTCCCGGACCGCTCCATTATGTGGTAGATCACGGTTTCGACAGGAAGAATCAACGCGCCTGAGTTGCGCATCGTGTCCAGCGCCAGCGAGGAGTGCTCCGGCAGTCGGCTTCCGCACGCGTCCGAGGCTACCGCGACCCTGCGGCCCTGTTCGAGCAGATCCAACGCAGTGGCCAGCACGCAGATATGAGTCTCGATGCCGAACAGGACCACGACGGGCCTGTTCTGCGCTTCTATGACCGAGTCGAACCCCTCCTCGTCGCAGCATGAGAAGGCGTTCTTCTCGAATCGCACTGCCCCCTGTGGCAGGGCCTTCAGGAGCTCGCCGTCCGTGGGGCCGAGTCCCCTGGGATACTGTTCCGTGTAGCAGAACGGAACGCCGAGGACCTCGGCTGCGCGGGCCAGCTTCAGCACGTCGCGCCTTATTGTCTCATGACCGTGGATGGCCGGAAGAAGTCTCTCCTGGATGTCGATCATCAACAGCTGGGCGGAGTTCCGTCTAAGCCTGAAAACGCTCATAATTACACCCCCTGGATATTTGCGTCACCGCATAATTTTATCATCAAAAACAGGCGCCTCCAAAACCCGACTGAAGTGAAAGATTCCATCATTTGCCTGTTGTTAGGCCAGGTTCGTTGTGCTATGCTTCCAACAGTACGGGAATACGGAGGACGACATGACACTGGAAAGAAGAATTGACGAGATCGATTCGGAGGAGAACTGGACGGTGGGGGAGATACTCTCGGCCATGTCGGGCTCGGAATATCCACGCTACATAATCGACATTGTCAATCAGGTACAGAAATGGATGGACGACTCTATAAGGGCGGATGATCCGAACCAGGATATCGATCCCGTGGCGGCCCTGTTCGAGAACGTCATGGAGATGGACGGAGAAGCCCTGTTCAACGGGCTGGAATGGGTCGACGAGTACGCCGACCTGCTGCCGAACATCAAAAAACCCTTCGGAAACGAGGATGTAGTCGCTCTGCACGTGGGACCGGCGGACTTTGAGGACAGCCTGCGCATGGCAATAGACTACGCGGCCCTGTTCAACCGCGGAGTGAGCCGCAGGGTCTGGGTGATAAGCGACACCTTCATCATCGGGGACGTATACCGCTACATATCCCACATCCGAGCGCTGAACCGCGCCGGAATAGCATTCCGCTTCCTGCTGGTGACGCCCTGGGGATGGACGGAGATTCCGCTAGCGGCGGAGACCGCCCCGTCCAGCCGCATCCATTGGAAGAAAGACAGGAAAGGCGACGCAGCGCCGGAGGACGACGACAGAAAACGGGACGACCGTTTGACGAGATAGCCTTACGGTGATAAAATCTTCCGCGTTGCGGAGAGACAGGCAGCAATCTGTGAGTCGGGGCGTAGCGCAGTCTGGTGAGCGCGCCTGGTTCGGGACCAGGAGGTCGGAGGTTCAAATCCTCTCGCCCCGACCAGATAACGGTCGACAGTGGGAGGTTCCGGAAAGCCGGAGCCTCTCTGCTTTCTTGCCCGGTTAATGCAAGTTGTGCATCATCGCCCGGGCGCGGCGCTGGGAATTGCGTGCCCTGCGCCGTGATTGTTGACTAACGTTGACCAAGGTGCTAAAATTACGACAGGTGTATGAGATGGCAGACCGTACAGTAGCACGGAACAGGAAAGCGCGCCACGACTATTTCATCATCGAGACCTTCGAGAGTGGAATAGTCCTGACCGGGACCGAGATAAAGTCCGTGCGTGAAGGCAGGATTAACCTCAAGGAGGGCTACGCGCTCATCCGGGACGGTGAATTGTGGCTCACGGGAGTGCACATATCTCCTTACGAAAAGGGGAGCTACTACAACCACGAGCCACTGCGCGACAGAAAGCTGTTGATGAAGCGCCACGAGATCTTGCGCCTTCATTCCAGGGTGCGTGAAAAAGGGTTGACCTTGGTGCCTCTTTCCGTCTATATCAAGGATGGAAAGAGGGCCAAGGTGGAGCTCGCGCTGGTAAAGGGAAAGCAGCTCTTCGACAAGCGCGACGCAATAGCGGAAAGAGACGTCAAAAGAGCGATGGAACGCGCCGTAAGGCGCGATGACAGGGACTGAGCAAGAGTTCCGGAAATTATGGGGGCGACTGGTTTCGACGGCAAGACGGAGGGTCTGGAGGAGCGGGCCGAGGTCGTCCGAACCTCGTTAAACGCGGACAAACAAACAAACGTCAACAACAACAATTACGCACTGGCTGCGTAAAGCAGCCACGTCCTTCGCGGGAATAGCCGCCGTTTCTTCGTAGGGCGACACAAAAAGGCGGATGCTTTTCGGGGAGCGCCTCCGGCCCCGGAAAAAAGACAAGGAGGCTTGGGCGAGAGGATCCTGTTCCCGGGAGCCTTCAGCCGACACTAAATCGGGAACTACGCCCGTAGCGCCGCCACGGCCGGCCCTTGTCGGACGGGGGTTCGATCCCCCCCGCCTCCACCA comes from Synergistaceae bacterium and encodes:
- a CDS encoding flippase-like domain-containing protein yields the protein MTLRKGLVLFVILSFGVSAIVLFSSVDSDTWRTMLNADWRLLLLAFVCVLGAWVCDATRFVALARSAGERLGFWFGLVLTWLHYFGCAVTPMQSGGGPFQVYVLYKKNVPLGKGIAITLTRTLLTLLILGFVVPLAVIIEPELLEGKLFVKGVFSYVMVFIVVSWILILLSILRPALIKRWGLVLILWLKRIGAIKPETVLRAVRRMNLEIDNYNLNFRMFFSCGFRYFLLAVVFSVLHLLCMFSVLPCLIAAMGLPFHFMQAILAQAVFLFLLYFVPTPGASGVAEGGGAAVFGLLVPWNMAGVTAIAWRFFTEYLAIAMGVVVAVRMLGWGVSENLYHNEPESDGEDARRALDGCEKRRERP
- a CDS encoding isoprenylcysteine carboxylmethyltransferase family protein, with translation MNDLRATVFKLRGGLWAALFLLVLLVASPTSPAFQAVGLTLVFLGQALRLWAAGCITRYRGEKVGAQKLATWGPYAIVRNPLYVGNWLIGAGWGLLAGWTALVVFVVSFWLVYCVAIVPFEEEFLSQTFGEEYARYAVRTGRFIPRSLVIEDLFGPFDISVLWRSEVHSLLVTLIGTAVLLWHVR
- a CDS encoding isochorismatase family protein codes for the protein MSVFRLRRNSAQLLMIDIQERLLPAIHGHETIRRDVLKLARAAEVLGVPFCYTEQYPRGLGPTDGELLKALPQGAVRFEKNAFSCCDEEGFDSVIEAQNRPVVVLFGIETHICVLATALDLLEQGRRVAVASDACGSRLPEHSSLALDTMRNSGALILPVETVIYHIMERSGTPEFKELLPLFKD
- the smpB gene encoding SsrA-binding protein SmpB, whose amino-acid sequence is MYEMADRTVARNRKARHDYFIIETFESGIVLTGTEIKSVREGRINLKEGYALIRDGELWLTGVHISPYEKGSYYNHEPLRDRKLLMKRHEILRLHSRVREKGLTLVPLSVYIKDGKRAKVELALVKGKQLFDKRDAIAERDVKRAMERAVRRDDRD